In the genome of Hyphobacterium sp. CCMP332, one region contains:
- a CDS encoding four helix bundle protein has translation MKGNNLILDKSFELAIEIIKAYKFLSESKKEYVLSKQLLRCGTSVGANVEESVGAQSKKDFLNKISISYKEARETKYWIRLLLVSEYLNAKGAENLLIRIEEVLKILGSIQKTLKASLNIQN, from the coding sequence ATGAAAGGCAATAATTTAATTTTAGATAAAAGCTTTGAATTAGCTATTGAAATAATAAAAGCTTATAAATTTTTATCAGAATCCAAGAAAGAATATGTATTAAGCAAACAACTTCTAAGGTGTGGTACTTCAGTTGGTGCCAATGTTGAAGAATCTGTCGGTGCGCAATCAAAAAAAGACTTTTTAAATAAGATTTCAATTTCTTACAAGGAAGCGAGAGAAACCAAATATTGGATTAGATTATTATTGGTTTCGGAATATCTTAATGCAAAGGGTGCTGAAAATCTATTAATAAGAATTGAGGAAGTATTAAAAATACTAGGTAGCATCCAAAAAACTTTAAAGGCCAGTTTAAATATTCAAAATTAA
- a CDS encoding metal ABC transporter permease, translating to MDGLPSFILDNPNFWLVTAGTVLLSISSALVGTFTFLKKKSLIGDAVAHSVLPGICLAFIISGNKDPLWIIIGAFISGWISILSIDFITNNSRIKEDTAIGLVLSVFFGFGIMLLVAIQHSGNPNQSGLNNFLFGNAASLIGKDLITFSALSILLVITVFIFYKEFKLMTFDRQYARTIGLPLKLMEFILSTLTVLAIVAGIQAIGVVLMAAMLITPAAAAKFWTDRLFYMLILAAVFASLSSFAGAVISFMAPAMPTGPWIVVVISLIAMLSFFIAPGKGIINKWWRKRQNQLKILEENILKTFYLLGESGAEAQKGRSIEDLNRRRPWKKAVLIKGLSRLKNQGFLVFRNGHWYLTKIGLSKGQRVVRLHRLWELYLTEYLKIAPDHVHEDAETIEHVITLELEKSIMNKLGFPELDPHQSKIPYTN from the coding sequence ATGGATGGACTCCCATCTTTTATTCTCGACAACCCAAATTTCTGGTTGGTGACAGCCGGAACGGTGCTCTTGAGCATATCTTCAGCATTGGTGGGCACTTTTACCTTTCTGAAAAAAAAATCCCTAATCGGCGATGCTGTGGCGCATTCAGTTTTGCCTGGGATCTGTCTGGCCTTTATAATTTCGGGTAATAAAGATCCACTATGGATTATTATCGGTGCTTTTATCTCCGGATGGATTTCAATACTATCCATTGATTTTATAACCAATAATTCGCGCATAAAAGAAGATACGGCCATTGGACTCGTGCTTTCTGTCTTTTTTGGATTTGGCATTATGCTTCTGGTGGCTATTCAGCATTCGGGCAATCCCAATCAATCGGGGCTCAACAACTTTTTATTTGGCAATGCCGCCTCTCTCATCGGCAAAGACCTCATCACTTTTTCGGCGCTATCCATTCTGCTTGTGATTACAGTCTTTATATTTTATAAAGAATTTAAACTCATGACTTTTGACCGGCAATACGCCAGAACCATAGGCTTGCCTCTTAAATTGATGGAATTTATATTAAGCACCTTAACTGTGCTCGCCATTGTAGCGGGAATTCAGGCCATAGGTGTAGTCCTGATGGCAGCCATGTTAATCACACCTGCTGCGGCGGCTAAATTTTGGACCGACAGGCTTTTTTATATGTTGATTCTGGCAGCCGTATTTGCTTCTCTTTCCAGTTTTGCAGGAGCTGTAATTTCTTTTATGGCACCTGCCATGCCTACGGGGCCATGGATTGTTGTGGTTATTTCCCTTATTGCTATGCTGTCTTTTTTTATTGCCCCCGGCAAAGGCATCATCAACAAATGGTGGCGAAAACGGCAGAATCAGTTAAAAATTCTTGAAGAAAACATATTGAAAACTTTTTATCTCCTTGGTGAATCCGGAGCTGAGGCACAGAAGGGAAGAAGTATTGAGGATTTGAATAGGCGCCGCCCATGGAAAAAAGCTGTGCTAATTAAAGGGCTTTCCAGATTAAAAAATCAAGGATTTTTGGTTTTCAGAAACGGGCACTGGTATCTAACCAAAATTGGATTAAGTAAAGGTCAAAGAGTAGTCCGCCTGCATCGGCTTTGGGAATTGTATTTGACAGAATACCTGAAAATTGCTCCCGATCATGTACATGAAGATGCGGAAACCATTGAGCATGTCATTACGCTAGAATTGGAAAAAAGTATTATGAACAAACTGGGTTTTCCGGAATTGGATCCTCATCAAAGTAAAATCCCTTATACCAACTGA
- a CDS encoding TonB-dependent receptor, with the protein MKYRILLFIFTTVYAFESFAQTLKIRDAFDKQALEYVSVIAPQFEFIGYSDAKGRVDISSITGADSIIIHFVGYKDLHLSYDSLDSLDFKIEMKAKHLALEEIVVSASRWQENASDVSMKVTGIPQRKIAIQNPQTSADIVGLSGEVYIQKSQQGGGSPMIRGFAANRVLIAVDGIRMNNAIFRSGNLQNIINIDPFNISQAEVIFGPGSTLFGSDAIGGVMNFHTIQPLYSKDTSAFKDANSLIRYSSASNENTAHLDFRMGSKTFASATSFSFSRFGDLEMGSRGPDFYLRNDYIQESFAEDRIIENNNPEIQFGTGYSQYNLMQKFGFKPNEKMDLTYAFQYSGTSDIPRYDRLTQRDENDTLVYARWDYGPQNWMLHSLTANFNKKTTFYDDFRAILAFQRFEESRETRRFRSGIGTVNAEAVNAYSANLDFKKQADANNEFFYGLEMLYNSITSEASIYRKDPNDSSSITNSTRYTDGSNWLSAGAYLSVKSEIMDNLILHGGLRFNQIVLNADFDSANFLVPVRTINLNTSAITGSAGLNYKLEEDLILTLNLSSGFRAPNIDDIAKVFDSEPGAVLVPNPDLKSEYAYSADIGFRKYFEDAFFFKANAFYTLLENAMVRRDYVFNGQDSLLFQGELSRVQSIQNAASAYVYGFQIGMDINFTSWLTLELKYNWQKGREELDDGSTSSMRHVAPEFGAAQINLKRAKFEALVSLIYNGEIVYNDLAVTERAKENLYTKDALGRPFSPSWFTLNLKTGYHVSDHTTIRFGIENITDQRYRPYSSGIAAAGRNFIGSLAVSF; encoded by the coding sequence ATGAAATACAGAATACTCTTATTTATATTTACTACTGTATATGCATTTGAGTCATTTGCTCAAACGCTTAAAATCAGAGACGCTTTTGACAAACAGGCCCTGGAATATGTAAGCGTAATCGCTCCTCAATTCGAGTTTATTGGCTATTCCGATGCAAAAGGCAGAGTGGATATTTCCTCTATTACGGGTGCCGACAGTATAATTATACATTTTGTGGGCTATAAGGATTTGCATTTATCCTATGACAGTCTGGATTCTTTAGATTTTAAAATTGAAATGAAGGCAAAGCATTTAGCTTTGGAGGAAATAGTCGTTTCTGCATCGCGATGGCAGGAAAATGCAAGCGATGTTTCGATGAAGGTCACAGGTATTCCACAGCGAAAAATTGCCATTCAAAACCCTCAAACCAGTGCTGATATTGTAGGCTTATCCGGGGAGGTTTATATACAAAAAAGTCAACAGGGTGGCGGAAGCCCAATGATAAGGGGTTTTGCTGCCAACAGGGTTTTAATTGCCGTTGATGGTATCAGAATGAACAATGCCATTTTCAGAAGTGGTAATCTTCAAAACATCATCAATATTGATCCTTTTAACATTTCACAAGCCGAAGTTATTTTTGGGCCCGGTTCTACACTTTTTGGCAGCGATGCCATAGGCGGGGTCATGAATTTTCATACCATTCAGCCTCTCTATTCTAAGGATACGTCCGCGTTTAAAGATGCCAACAGCCTTATTCGCTATTCTTCCGCATCCAATGAAAACACAGCACATCTGGACTTCAGGATGGGAAGTAAAACCTTTGCTTCAGCTACGAGTTTTAGCTTTTCAAGGTTTGGAGATCTTGAAATGGGCTCAAGAGGTCCCGATTTTTATTTGAGAAATGACTATATACAGGAAAGTTTTGCCGAAGATCGAATTATAGAAAATAACAATCCGGAAATACAGTTTGGAACGGGCTATAGCCAATACAATCTCATGCAAAAATTTGGATTTAAGCCAAATGAAAAAATGGATTTAACCTATGCCTTCCAATATTCCGGAACAAGTGATATACCGCGTTATGACCGTCTCACGCAAAGAGATGAAAACGATACGCTGGTTTATGCCCGTTGGGATTATGGCCCGCAAAATTGGATGCTTCATAGCCTGACTGCCAATTTCAATAAAAAAACCACCTTTTACGATGATTTTAGAGCCATATTGGCTTTTCAGCGTTTTGAAGAGAGTCGTGAAACAAGAAGGTTTCGCTCGGGAATTGGTACCGTAAATGCAGAAGCAGTCAATGCCTATTCGGCCAACCTGGATTTCAAAAAACAAGCCGATGCGAATAATGAATTTTTCTATGGCCTCGAAATGCTTTACAATTCGATTACTTCCGAAGCTTCAATCTATCGAAAGGACCCAAATGACAGCAGCAGCATTACAAATAGCACAAGGTATACGGATGGTTCTAATTGGTTGTCGGCCGGTGCCTACCTCAGCGTAAAATCTGAAATTATGGACAATCTTATTTTACACGGAGGATTGCGATTTAATCAAATTGTGTTGAATGCTGATTTTGACTCTGCCAATTTTCTGGTTCCGGTTAGAACTATAAATCTCAATACTTCTGCAATTACGGGAAGTGCGGGTTTGAACTATAAACTTGAAGAAGACCTGATTCTTACACTCAACTTAAGTTCGGGATTTCGCGCCCCGAATATCGATGATATCGCTAAGGTCTTTGATTCCGAACCCGGAGCGGTATTGGTGCCCAACCCGGACTTGAAATCTGAGTACGCCTATAGCGCAGATATTGGATTCAGAAAATACTTTGAAGACGCATTCTTCTTTAAAGCCAATGCTTTTTATACGCTTTTGGAAAATGCGATGGTAAGAAGGGATTATGTGTTTAACGGACAGGACAGCTTGCTTTTTCAGGGTGAATTGAGCAGAGTTCAGTCCATTCAAAATGCTGCTTCTGCCTATGTATATGGATTTCAGATTGGAATGGATATTAATTTTACCTCATGGCTGACGCTAGAGCTAAAATACAATTGGCAAAAAGGCAGGGAAGAACTGGATGATGGAAGTACTTCCAGTATGAGACATGTTGCACCGGAATTTGGGGCGGCACAAATCAATTTAAAGCGCGCAAAATTTGAGGCCCTCGTTTCATTAATTTACAATGGGGAAATTGTTTACAATGACCTGGCTGTAACAGAAAGAGCTAAAGAAAACCTATATACAAAAGATGCCCTGGGAAGACCATTTTCACCATCCTGGTTTACTTTAAATTTAAAAACCGGCTATCATGTCAGCGATCATACTACCATAAGATTCGGTATAGAAAATATAACAGATCAACGTTATCGCCCCTACTCTTCCGGTATTGCCGCAGCGGGGAGGAATTTTATTGGATCACTCGCTGTCAGCTTTTAA
- a CDS encoding DinB family protein, giving the protein MIFDYRFYIIKQTRENFEKLIRSLSNEELNKIPEGFSNNIIWNFGHAIATQQLLTYGLSSLPLIVDEEYLNEFRKGSRPVKTYNEENVKSILEISKITLESVERDFKEDRFMYFKNYITSYGVELKSVDDALSFLPVHEGLHLGYAMAIRKSL; this is encoded by the coding sequence ATGATATTTGATTACCGGTTTTACATTATAAAGCAAACGAGAGAGAATTTCGAGAAACTGATTCGTTCCCTGTCAAATGAAGAATTGAACAAGATTCCCGAGGGCTTTAGCAATAATATAATCTGGAATTTTGGGCATGCCATCGCGACCCAACAATTGCTGACTTATGGTTTATCATCTTTGCCATTAATTGTTGATGAGGAATATCTAAATGAATTTAGAAAAGGAAGCCGTCCGGTTAAAACCTACAATGAAGAGAACGTGAAATCCATTTTGGAAATTTCAAAAATCACATTAGAATCAGTAGAAAGGGATTTTAAGGAAGATCGCTTTATGTATTTCAAGAATTATATAACGAGTTATGGAGTAGAACTCAAAAGTGTCGATGATGCCTTGAGTTTTCTTCCTGTTCACGAAGGGCTTCATCTGGGTTATGCCATGGCAATCCGAAAATCCCTATAA